In one Brevibacillus composti genomic region, the following are encoded:
- a CDS encoding suppressor of fused domain protein: MKVVKQLYDHCFRYFGASGELYFSEAADGLLAVFPPTRERGWWTYVTLELHPYGGVECLLYSYQFDRTYLSHLGEVAAQVIARWGEKEGRLGNGDVFPLRKPLGKGSRLQYLLATPADYEGEGFDLFTNGACVVWFQMLHAISESEAGFLQREGLEALERKFAVAGVNSLDVMRPPVI; this comes from the coding sequence ATGAAAGTGGTGAAACAGTTGTATGATCACTGCTTCCGCTACTTTGGCGCAAGCGGAGAGCTGTACTTTTCGGAAGCGGCAGACGGTCTCTTGGCGGTATTTCCGCCGACCCGCGAAAGGGGCTGGTGGACCTATGTCACGCTGGAGCTCCACCCATATGGAGGAGTAGAGTGCTTGCTGTACTCCTACCAGTTTGACCGGACTTATCTCTCTCATCTGGGAGAGGTCGCCGCTCAGGTGATCGCCCGGTGGGGGGAGAAAGAGGGCAGACTGGGGAACGGAGATGTGTTCCCGCTCAGGAAACCGCTGGGTAAAGGGTCCCGTCTACAGTATTTGCTCGCGACTCCGGCAGACTATGAGGGAGAGGGCTTCGACCTGTTTACGAATGGGGCCTGTGTCGTCTGGTTTCAGATGCTTCATGCCATCTCGGAATCGGAAGCGGGCTTTTTGCAGCGGGAAGGACTGGAAGCCCTGGAAAGAAAGTTTGCGGTTGCAGGGGTCAACTCACTGGATGTCATGCGTCCCCCTGTTATATAA
- a CDS encoding tyrosine-type recombinase/integrase produces the protein MHVLSIVKTNVNDLYLREYLLYLKSDKGARPKTLVGYETDLRRFAGHFSTRDLLELRQQDIREYKFSLVDAGLAPRTVNRAISVIRSFYEYFVDHDDYEIVKNPAKNIQGMKVPRTVPITLGEQQAKTLLDGIMLTGRFAVRDYAIFATFLFTGMRVSELISLKTYDVNFEDSYIHVRDGKGGKDRVIPVIPQLANALQLYLQTGIVYEEACKSDKRSGISRYKCGRQYFVHGPDDQTLFLTQEGKAYSRKGIDWLFKGYTKRLGIYKDGLSLHALRRSCLTFLHKQGVDLFILKEISGHARVQTLEHYLAIDNSKVLEAMRAHPLHNHQIDRGLVEMVRGSR, from the coding sequence ATGCACGTACTGAGCATCGTCAAAACCAACGTCAACGACCTGTATCTCCGCGAGTATCTGCTCTACCTGAAATCGGACAAGGGAGCTCGCCCCAAAACCTTGGTCGGGTATGAGACCGATCTGCGGCGGTTTGCGGGACACTTCTCGACACGTGACTTGCTGGAGTTGCGGCAGCAGGACATCCGGGAGTACAAGTTCAGCCTGGTCGATGCCGGCTTGGCGCCGCGTACCGTCAACAGGGCCATATCGGTGATCAGGTCGTTTTACGAGTATTTCGTGGACCACGACGATTACGAGATCGTCAAGAACCCGGCCAAGAACATCCAAGGAATGAAAGTACCCAGGACCGTGCCGATCACATTGGGCGAGCAACAGGCCAAGACACTTCTGGATGGAATCATGCTCACCGGGAGATTCGCTGTCCGGGATTATGCGATCTTTGCAACCTTTTTATTTACCGGCATGCGTGTCAGCGAGCTGATCAGCCTCAAAACGTATGACGTCAATTTTGAGGATAGCTACATCCACGTAAGGGACGGTAAGGGCGGCAAAGACCGGGTGATCCCCGTGATCCCACAATTAGCCAACGCCCTTCAGCTGTACCTGCAGACAGGGATCGTTTACGAGGAAGCATGCAAAAGCGATAAACGTTCCGGGATCAGCCGGTATAAATGCGGCCGGCAGTATTTCGTTCACGGTCCAGACGACCAGACGCTTTTTTTGACACAAGAGGGCAAGGCATACAGTCGGAAGGGCATCGACTGGCTGTTTAAGGGGTATACCAAGCGCCTGGGCATCTATAAGGACGGACTGAGCCTCCACGCGCTCCGGCGCAGCTGCCTGACGTTTCTGCACAAGCAAGGAGTGGATCTGTTCATCCTCAAGGAGATAAGTGGACATGCGAGGGTCCAAACCTTGGAACACTATTTGGCGATCGACAACAGCAAGGTTCTGGAAGCGATGCGAGCGCACCCGCTGCACAACCACCAGATTGATCGAGGGCTGGTTGAGATGGTCCGGGGTAGCCGATAG
- a CDS encoding CD1375 family protein, whose protein sequence is MVAIYVALIIAGRRTFESVPAILQPSVQADLEALGLGTDGKPLT, encoded by the coding sequence ATGGTAGCAATCTATGTGGCTTTGATTATTGCCGGTCGTCGCACGTTTGAAAGCGTACCGGCGATTTTGCAACCATCGGTACAAGCCGATCTCGAGGCTCTTGGCCTTGGAACGGACGGAAAACCTCTGACATAA
- a CDS encoding CD1375 family protein, producing MALIYYNLVKAGRRTIDQVPANLREEVQAMLDADASS from the coding sequence GTGGCATTGATTTACTACAACCTGGTGAAAGCCGGACGACGAACAATCGATCAAGTACCAGCCAATCTTCGCGAGGAAGTGCAGGCGATGCTCGATGCAGACGCTTCTTCATAA
- a CDS encoding helix-turn-helix domain-containing protein — protein MLRSNTTNLTLERWRIKKVKSEWTGTGTWTGWQIVGGNLISPTGRKYGPSDIEPEYYSQADLAKALGVTRGAIADRIRRGTLPPFDVDKTWRYETIKHLFET, from the coding sequence ATGCTGAGATCAAATACCACCAACCTTACATTAGAGCGCTGGAGGATCAAAAAAGTGAAAAGTGAATGGACAGGCACAGGCACATGGACAGGCTGGCAGATAGTCGGGGGTAATCTAATCAGCCCCACAGGGCGTAAGTATGGACCGTCGGACATTGAACCGGAGTATTACTCCCAGGCCGATCTTGCAAAAGCTCTCGGGGTTACGCGAGGTGCTATAGCGGATCGCATCCGGCGCGGCACCTTGCCTCCGTTCGATGTCGATAAAACCTGGAGATACGAAACAATCAAGCACCTCTTCGAAACGTGA
- a CDS encoding flotillin family protein, whose amino-acid sequence MNDPVIFTVVVAVVSVFVVLGIAFWARYKTVGADEAMIVTGSFLGSKNVLSDETGRKMKIVRGGGAFILPIFQQANFLSLLSHKLDVSTPEVYTEQGVPVMADGVAIIKVGGSIDDIATAAEQFMGKSDDALKQEAQEVLEGYLRAILGSMTVEEIYKNRERFAQEVQAVAAKDLKKMGLSVVSFTIKDVRDKNGYLQALGIPQIAAVKRDAMISQAEADKEARIKQAQAEQEARKAELLKETHIAESEKEKELKIAAFKQEQDKARASADQAYKLQEAVAKQQVTEEEMKIEIVRKQKEIELEEKEILRRERQYDAEVKKKADADRYAVEQAAEAEKAKKIREADALKYRIEAEAKAQAEQKRLEGLAIAEAEKARGTAEAEVTRLKLEAEAEGKEKLAQAFEKFGQAAVLDIIAKMLPELAEKIAEPMKAIDKVTIVDAGGGQGDGVNRLSGNVTKLMAQLPEMVKDVSGVDMNRIIAGFMKAEPSDPAALKQAAEKLLGSQSASEAAATVAASDSPQASPDQPAQS is encoded by the coding sequence ATGAATGATCCCGTTATTTTTACCGTAGTCGTGGCAGTCGTCAGCGTGTTTGTCGTGCTGGGCATTGCATTCTGGGCCCGCTACAAAACGGTCGGCGCTGATGAAGCCATGATCGTGACTGGCAGCTTTTTGGGCAGCAAAAATGTCCTGAGCGATGAGACTGGAAGGAAGATGAAAATTGTGCGAGGCGGCGGCGCTTTTATCCTGCCGATTTTCCAACAAGCCAATTTCCTCAGCCTCTTGTCGCACAAGCTGGATGTATCCACACCCGAGGTCTACACCGAACAGGGCGTTCCGGTGATGGCTGACGGCGTGGCGATTATCAAGGTAGGCGGATCGATCGATGACATCGCGACGGCCGCCGAGCAGTTCATGGGCAAAAGCGATGACGCGCTGAAGCAAGAGGCGCAGGAGGTCCTGGAAGGCTATCTGCGTGCCATTCTGGGCAGCATGACGGTCGAGGAGATCTACAAGAATCGGGAGCGTTTCGCCCAGGAAGTGCAGGCGGTAGCCGCAAAAGACCTGAAAAAGATGGGTCTCTCCGTCGTCAGCTTTACGATTAAGGATGTTCGCGATAAAAACGGCTACCTGCAAGCGCTGGGAATCCCGCAAATCGCTGCCGTGAAGAGGGACGCGATGATCTCCCAGGCGGAAGCGGACAAGGAAGCGCGGATCAAGCAGGCGCAGGCGGAGCAGGAAGCGCGCAAGGCCGAGCTGTTGAAGGAGACGCATATCGCCGAGTCGGAAAAGGAGAAGGAACTGAAGATTGCGGCGTTTAAGCAGGAGCAGGATAAAGCCCGGGCATCCGCAGACCAAGCCTATAAGCTGCAGGAAGCCGTCGCCAAGCAGCAGGTGACGGAAGAGGAAATGAAGATCGAGATCGTCCGCAAGCAAAAAGAGATTGAGCTGGAGGAAAAGGAAATTCTGCGCCGCGAGCGGCAGTATGACGCCGAGGTGAAGAAGAAGGCAGACGCCGACCGCTATGCGGTGGAGCAAGCGGCGGAAGCGGAGAAGGCGAAGAAGATCCGCGAAGCAGACGCCCTCAAGTACCGCATCGAGGCGGAGGCAAAAGCGCAGGCGGAGCAAAAGAGACTGGAAGGTCTGGCCATCGCCGAAGCGGAGAAGGCGCGCGGTACGGCGGAAGCCGAAGTGACCCGTTTGAAGCTCGAAGCGGAAGCGGAAGGGAAAGAGAAGCTGGCGCAAGCATTCGAAAAATTCGGTCAGGCCGCGGTTCTCGACATCATCGCCAAGATGCTGCCTGAACTGGCTGAGAAAATTGCCGAGCCGATGAAGGCGATCGACAAAGTGACGATCGTCGATGCCGGCGGCGGCCAGGGAGACGGTGTGAATCGCCTCAGCGGCAACGTCACGAAGCTGATGGCCCAATTGCCGGAAATGGTAAAGGATGTCTCGGGCGTGGATATGAACCGGATTATCGCCGGGTTCATGAAAGCGGAACCGAGCGATCCGGCGGCTCTCAAGCAAGCGGCGGAAAAGCTGCTCGGCAGCCAGTCCGCTTCGGAGGCGGCAGCCACTGTCGCCGCCAGCGATTCGCCACAGGCGTCTCCTGATCAGCCCGCGCAGTCCTAG
- a CDS encoding RNA-binding protein — translation MIVVERAGATKNQNALWLCQCDCGGTIAARATGLRRGDTISCGCSSKSMALNARKVMIEEQTIDGVQVPLLTKKVRSDSRTGHKGVARRIRKGKEYYEVNITLKGKRYHVGTFADINDAIKARRDAEIKYHQPYIRALEDQKSEK, via the coding sequence TTGATTGTGGTTGAGCGTGCAGGCGCCACCAAGAACCAAAACGCCTTATGGCTTTGTCAGTGCGATTGCGGCGGTACAATCGCCGCTAGGGCGACGGGCCTGCGACGAGGTGACACTATATCCTGTGGGTGTTCGAGTAAATCTATGGCACTCAATGCCCGGAAAGTGATGATTGAGGAGCAGACGATTGACGGCGTGCAGGTACCGCTACTCACAAAAAAGGTAAGATCAGATAGCCGAACTGGACATAAAGGTGTTGCCAGAAGAATCCGCAAAGGCAAAGAGTATTACGAGGTCAACATTACCCTCAAAGGGAAGCGATACCACGTTGGTACGTTTGCGGACATCAACGATGCCATAAAAGCCAGAAGAGATGCTGAGATCAAATACCACCAACCTTACATTAGAGCGCTGGAGGATCAAAAAAGTGAAAAGTGA
- a CDS encoding NUDIX domain-containing protein, which translates to MDEIRMRVTVVVEHQGAILVIKEKCSGQPCYNLPGGNVDYLESIPDATRREVWEETGLLVEFERMLWLDERIDGNGKGKHTIGIGVLARLKGEETTPIPGGLEDEEIEWAGWVPLEEFRVMPLFNSARRKQVFEALTQSGYMPQYLGNILS; encoded by the coding sequence ATGGACGAAATACGAATGCGTGTCACCGTTGTGGTCGAGCATCAAGGGGCGATCCTGGTGATCAAGGAAAAATGCTCGGGTCAGCCCTGCTATAATTTGCCCGGGGGCAATGTCGATTATCTGGAGTCGATTCCCGACGCCACCCGCCGGGAGGTCTGGGAAGAGACCGGGCTTCTGGTCGAATTCGAGCGCATGCTGTGGCTCGATGAGCGTATCGATGGAAACGGAAAAGGGAAGCATACCATCGGAATTGGCGTGCTTGCCCGTCTGAAGGGGGAGGAGACGACGCCGATCCCGGGCGGTCTGGAGGATGAAGAGATCGAGTGGGCAGGCTGGGTGCCGCTGGAGGAATTCCGCGTCATGCCGCTGTTTAATTCGGCCCGCCGTAAGCAGGTGTTTGAGGCTTTGACACAGAGTGGCTACATGCCGCAGTATCTCGGGAATATCCTTTCATGA
- a CDS encoding SulP family inorganic anion transporter, producing the protein MARFLLDRFSGYSIRHFQRDLTAGVIVGVIAIPLGMAFAIASGVKPEYGIYTTIIAGILLAFLGGSPYQISGPTGAFIPILFGIVITYGYENLLIAGFLAGVMLFIMGILRLGSLITYIPRSVTIGFTSGIAVVIFSGQIANFLGLSGIERHEDFLSNLKEILLHLSTVNPYSVLIACISLSAILLMPRLHPRVPGPLVGLVLSSMAAATLFPDKAATIGSTFGAIPSTLPSLAWPEISWSSVAQMIGPAFVIAMLGGIESLLSAVVADGMTGTKHNSNRELIGQGITNMVAPLFGGIPATGAIARTATNIKNGAASPLSSLIHALLVLLVLLLFAPYASAIPLASMAPILMVVAWNMSERKVFAHILKSRTSDSLILVVTFLLTIFVNLMVAVEVGLLLAAILFVKRMSDVHSVAQVLPDFSDKHQKVRQHAVQEWRDCPQISIYTVEGPLFFGAAQVFEKEIMAAVRKHPRVLLLRMGKVPYLDITGEYYLRMICRRLHKHGGILLISGLQDQPRQVFMKTGLHAVVGETHMFSHTGEAITAALSMLDREKCRGCTHFAFHECRQLSGLPEKEVAHS; encoded by the coding sequence GTGGCACGTTTCCTGTTAGACAGATTTTCCGGTTACTCCATTCGCCATTTTCAGAGGGATCTGACCGCGGGCGTGATTGTTGGCGTCATCGCCATTCCGCTCGGGATGGCATTTGCCATTGCTTCCGGCGTGAAACCCGAGTACGGCATCTACACCACGATCATCGCCGGGATCCTCCTCGCTTTTCTCGGGGGCTCACCCTATCAAATCTCCGGACCCACCGGTGCCTTCATCCCGATCCTGTTTGGAATTGTCATTACCTACGGATATGAGAATCTGTTAATCGCTGGATTTTTGGCCGGTGTTATGTTATTTATAATGGGAATCTTGCGGCTTGGCTCTTTGATTACGTACATTCCCCGTTCGGTTACCATCGGTTTTACCAGCGGCATCGCCGTTGTCATTTTTTCTGGACAGATCGCCAATTTCCTCGGTCTATCCGGGATTGAGCGGCATGAGGATTTTCTTTCCAACCTCAAAGAAATTCTGCTTCATCTGTCCACGGTGAACCCTTACAGTGTGTTGATTGCCTGCATCAGCCTCAGCGCGATTCTCTTGATGCCGAGGCTGCACCCCCGGGTGCCTGGCCCGCTGGTCGGTCTCGTCCTCTCCAGTATGGCCGCGGCCACCCTGTTCCCGGATAAAGCGGCCACAATCGGCTCCACCTTCGGGGCGATTCCCAGCACGTTGCCCAGCCTGGCATGGCCCGAGATCAGTTGGAGCTCCGTGGCGCAGATGATCGGCCCTGCTTTCGTCATCGCTATGCTCGGCGGGATCGAGTCGCTGCTCTCGGCTGTGGTGGCCGACGGGATGACCGGAACCAAGCACAACAGCAACCGGGAGTTGATCGGACAGGGAATCACCAATATGGTCGCCCCCTTGTTCGGCGGGATTCCTGCCACGGGAGCGATCGCGCGCACTGCTACCAATATCAAAAACGGGGCCGCATCGCCCCTCTCCAGTCTGATCCATGCGTTGTTGGTCCTCTTGGTCCTGCTCCTGTTTGCGCCGTATGCCTCCGCGATCCCATTGGCCAGCATGGCGCCCATCCTCATGGTCGTCGCCTGGAACATGAGCGAGCGCAAAGTCTTTGCCCATATCCTGAAAAGCCGCACCAGCGACTCTTTGATCCTGGTGGTTACGTTTCTTTTGACCATTTTCGTCAATCTGATGGTGGCAGTCGAAGTGGGCTTGCTGCTTGCGGCCATCCTGTTTGTCAAACGGATGAGCGACGTCCACTCGGTGGCCCAGGTACTGCCAGATTTCTCTGACAAGCATCAGAAGGTTCGTCAGCATGCCGTTCAGGAATGGCGAGATTGTCCCCAAATCAGCATCTATACGGTCGAAGGGCCGCTGTTTTTTGGAGCCGCCCAGGTCTTTGAAAAGGAAATCATGGCTGCCGTACGGAAGCACCCCCGTGTCCTGCTGCTTCGGATGGGCAAGGTTCCGTACCTGGACATCACCGGGGAGTATTATCTGCGGATGATCTGCCGCCGCCTGCACAAGCACGGAGGCATTCTCCTGATTTCCGGATTGCAGGATCAACCCCGCCAAGTCTTCATGAAGACAGGGCTGCATGCGGTCGTAGGTGAGACACACATGTTTTCCCATACGGGAGAGGCCATCACAGCGGCCTTGTCCATGCTGGATCGCGAAAAGTGCCGCGGCTGCACGCATTTTGCTTTCCATGAATGTCGCCAGCTGTCCGGTCTGCCGGAGAAAGAGGTGGCTCATTCCTAA
- a CDS encoding Ig-like domain-containing protein has product MTTLKHSYPNGGTYANSAGFAVKIKPKKKMKVSALYFYTKSGGSVNATPWIKNTAGTKISTGSAVVINTTLQWWTFPITQIELQANTDYWIGVDGTNFLDIYGSDSAAVDYPDVYLYANGTYNPDFINNPTAITAADQNLGLEYSVNAVPTLNLTSPSDNQTLAEGNTMLVEGTAGDTDNGNVVTVKYRINGGTNRAIASGVSDGSSPISFSKALTYSNKRLFDGSTDIVGADLAEGVDHTLAVWAEDDQGGKSAEITRKFRVIHNRPPVISGENADLGTIMTPPSRTYTVTDPESNPFTVTEKINGTVIRTFPGVAGQEETITIPHDLWIRLDLDTPHTLTVEATDSNGLTSTRTFTFTRTETHIEFLLNFDNPAVAAHFTLDGMPKRVLVTLERYLPPGSSIESVKVCNNALDAEPTWEDATAAVTAGRGYLFTNQTRTAQDWRIDIWVVIAKGTATERARLDGFGGAFD; this is encoded by the coding sequence ATGACAACTTTAAAGCATAGTTACCCTAATGGCGGGACATATGCTAACTCAGCAGGATTTGCGGTAAAAATAAAACCAAAAAAGAAAATGAAAGTTAGCGCATTGTACTTTTATACAAAATCCGGTGGCTCGGTAAATGCAACGCCGTGGATAAAAAACACCGCAGGTACGAAAATTTCAACGGGTTCGGCTGTAGTGATAAACACTACCTTACAATGGTGGACGTTCCCTATCACGCAAATAGAATTGCAGGCCAATACCGATTATTGGATAGGCGTAGACGGAACAAACTTCTTAGATATTTACGGGAGTGATTCAGCAGCTGTAGACTATCCAGATGTTTATTTGTATGCAAACGGAACGTACAATCCGGATTTTATCAATAACCCAACAGCAATAACAGCAGCAGACCAAAACTTAGGGCTAGAGTATTCAGTCAACGCAGTCCCGACACTTAACTTAACGTCTCCTTCCGATAATCAGACATTAGCGGAAGGAAACACAATGCTGGTTGAGGGAACGGCCGGCGACACAGATAACGGCAACGTGGTTACGGTCAAATATCGAATCAACGGCGGAACAAACAGGGCGATTGCCTCCGGAGTCTCGGATGGCAGCAGCCCTATTTCTTTTTCCAAGGCCCTCACGTACAGCAACAAGCGGCTGTTTGATGGTTCCACGGATATCGTCGGCGCCGATCTGGCCGAGGGCGTTGACCACACCCTTGCCGTATGGGCCGAGGACGACCAGGGCGGTAAGAGTGCGGAGATCACACGCAAGTTTCGCGTGATTCACAACCGGCCGCCGGTGATTAGCGGAGAAAATGCGGATCTGGGCACCATCATGACGCCGCCAAGCCGAACATACACGGTCACAGATCCGGAAAGCAATCCTTTTACCGTGACCGAGAAAATTAACGGTACCGTGATCCGCACTTTCCCGGGTGTCGCTGGCCAGGAGGAAACGATAACGATCCCCCATGATCTGTGGATCCGGCTAGACCTGGACACGCCCCACACGTTGACTGTGGAGGCAACTGACAGCAACGGTCTGACGTCGACCAGGACGTTTACCTTCACCCGGACGGAGACACATATTGAGTTTCTACTCAACTTTGACAACCCAGCTGTGGCAGCCCACTTCACTCTGGATGGCATGCCCAAACGGGTACTGGTCACTCTTGAGCGGTACTTGCCACCAGGATCATCAATCGAGAGTGTTAAGGTTTGCAACAATGCCCTCGACGCGGAGCCAACATGGGAAGATGCTACGGCAGCGGTAACAGCCGGAAGGGGTTATCTCTTCACCAACCAGACAAGAACGGCACAGGACTGGCGTATTGATATTTGGGTAGTCATCGCGAAGGGTACTGCCACTGAGCGCGCTAGATTGGACGGATTCGGAGGTGCGTTTGACTGA
- a CDS encoding hemolysin XhlA family protein — MTARQEPTPNRSGLDREEWVMIMDTLEDRVRQLEVRQAMTEQRMDTVAQDVKDIKTTLTWLNRLALGALIAAILNLVIKAV; from the coding sequence ATGACAGCACGACAGGAGCCCACCCCGAACCGATCGGGGTTAGATAGAGAAGAGTGGGTGATGATCATGGATACATTAGAAGATCGCGTTCGCCAACTGGAGGTGAGACAGGCGATGACTGAACAACGGATGGACACGGTGGCGCAGGATGTAAAAGACATCAAAACTACACTGACCTGGTTGAACCGTTTGGCGCTGGGAGCACTTATTGCTGCGATATTGAACCTTGTCATAAAGGCGGTGTGA
- a CDS encoding NfeD family protein, with the protein MGVWDIIYLVCMITGLVYTLITLFFGDAASEWMAQTELPVLQPILLVSGLTAFGASGFLLNRFTSFSPLMVAGIAVLAGMVIAVAAYFTWIKPMENAESSVGYSMQQLAGMVGEVLTTVPADGLGEVIISMVSGRSNHMAASFDKEMIREGTRVVVIDVRDHVLYVAPLQNSEDKESM; encoded by the coding sequence ATGGGCGTGTGGGACATCATCTATTTGGTTTGTATGATTACGGGACTCGTCTATACCTTGATCACCTTGTTTTTTGGCGATGCCGCATCGGAGTGGATGGCACAGACCGAGCTGCCGGTGCTCCAGCCGATCCTTCTCGTCAGCGGACTGACGGCCTTCGGCGCGAGCGGGTTTCTGCTGAACCGGTTTACCTCCTTCTCGCCGTTGATGGTGGCTGGAATAGCTGTGTTGGCGGGAATGGTGATTGCTGTCGCCGCTTACTTTACCTGGATCAAGCCGATGGAGAATGCAGAGAGCTCCGTGGGCTACTCGATGCAGCAGCTTGCAGGCATGGTCGGAGAGGTCTTGACCACGGTGCCTGCAGACGGGCTGGGTGAAGTGATCATTTCGATGGTGAGCGGAAGGAGCAATCACATGGCAGCCAGCTTTGACAAGGAAATGATCCGCGAGGGGACGCGCGTCGTCGTGATCGATGTCCGGGATCACGTTCTGTATGTTGCCCCGCTTCAAAATTCTGAGGATAAGGAGAGCATGTGA
- a CDS encoding M23 family metallopeptidase: MPECSVVDSLLAEYRITSPYGPRKDPFTGKSAFHTGIDLVKTHLAPIYSFTDGVVTHAKEGVSGTGYGGFGVVVAVQDRSGATHLYAHLHDAAVRVGQRVKRGDVVGRQGSTGRSTGSHLHYEVRRKGYGTHTDPIAYLREHYAAVKVPVVAAELTEKAEVAVMETIKDWQLQLADKAIDSLAAKAVLNNAEEWKARLRSEPEKVRDDMAWLVFVLTDRATNKR, translated from the coding sequence ATGCCCGAGTGTAGTGTTGTTGACTCCCTGCTGGCAGAGTATCGCATTACAAGTCCGTATGGCCCGCGCAAAGACCCATTTACCGGGAAGAGCGCCTTTCATACCGGTATCGACCTCGTCAAAACACACCTCGCGCCGATCTACTCCTTTACGGATGGAGTGGTCACTCACGCTAAAGAGGGTGTGTCAGGTACGGGGTATGGCGGATTTGGCGTGGTCGTCGCGGTGCAGGATCGGAGCGGGGCGACGCACCTGTATGCGCACCTACATGACGCCGCCGTCCGGGTAGGCCAGCGTGTAAAGCGCGGAGACGTGGTGGGGCGGCAAGGGAGTACGGGGCGGTCGACAGGCTCTCACCTACATTACGAGGTGAGGCGGAAGGGGTACGGGACGCACACGGACCCAATCGCGTATTTGCGGGAGCATTATGCGGCGGTGAAGGTGCCGGTAGTTGCCGCAGAACTAACGGAGAAAGCGGAGGTGGCCGTAATGGAAACGATTAAGGATTGGCAACTGCAACTCGCGGACAAGGCGATCGACAGTCTCGCGGCCAAGGCGGTATTGAATAACGCGGAAGAATGGAAGGCCCGCCTGCGTTCGGAGCCGGAAAAGGTGCGCGATGATATGGCGTGGCTGGTCTTCGTATTGACCGACCGCGCCACGAATAAACGGTAG
- a CDS encoding ArsR/SmtB family transcription factor, whose amino-acid sequence MDLELQKFKADFFKALAHPLRIRILELLSEGDKNVNELQTLIGAEGSSVSQQLSVLRAKNIVYGTKEGNRVLYSLRDPMIIDLLQIARQIFNNHLIDAITMLDKFNGDGGKDEEVQN is encoded by the coding sequence ATGGATTTGGAATTGCAGAAGTTTAAAGCCGACTTTTTCAAAGCACTTGCGCACCCGCTGCGCATACGCATCTTGGAGCTTCTCTCTGAGGGCGATAAAAATGTAAACGAGCTGCAAACCCTGATCGGAGCGGAGGGCTCGTCCGTCTCCCAGCAGCTCAGTGTGCTGCGGGCGAAAAATATCGTCTACGGTACCAAAGAGGGAAACCGCGTCCTCTATTCCCTCCGCGATCCGATGATTATCGATCTGCTGCAAATCGCCCGCCAGATTTTTAACAATCACCTGATCGACGCCATTACGATGTTGGACAAGTTTAATGGCGACGGCGGAAAAGACGAAGAGGTGCAGAACTGA
- a CDS encoding helix-turn-helix domain-containing protein has product MLTVLEVVERLKVEGITSSRQMVQRWVREGKIEAEKPQRRKDGYRVSEESLEKFIVSWKEKHTKRTAAECEAEIQRLKEELERSQTENARLREELERAEERNSVLTRDLFDALDKLEGQKKEQAVNWKRKYDQLLKSAQERAGRLIAAEQEIHLLKKQLQDLREQKPSPVPDEPAFTERFQFDKK; this is encoded by the coding sequence ATGCTTACGGTATTAGAGGTTGTGGAACGATTGAAGGTTGAAGGGATTACCAGCAGCAGACAAATGGTCCAACGCTGGGTACGAGAGGGAAAGATAGAAGCGGAGAAGCCTCAGCGGCGTAAAGACGGTTACAGGGTGTCGGAAGAATCTTTGGAAAAGTTTATCGTCTCGTGGAAAGAAAAGCATACGAAGCGCACGGCTGCTGAGTGCGAAGCAGAGATCCAGAGGTTGAAAGAGGAACTGGAGCGCTCACAGACAGAAAACGCCCGGCTGCGCGAAGAATTGGAACGGGCCGAGGAAAGGAATTCGGTTCTCACCCGCGATCTGTTTGATGCATTGGATAAGCTGGAAGGACAGAAGAAGGAGCAGGCTGTCAACTGGAAGCGCAAGTATGACCAACTGCTCAAGTCGGCTCAGGAAAGAGCAGGCAGGCTTATCGCGGCAGAGCAGGAGATCCACCTGCTCAAAAAGCAATTGCAGGATCTAAGAGAACAGAAGCCATCCCCAGTACCCGACGAGCCAGCCTTTACTGAGCGCTTCCAGTTCGACAAGAAGTAG